A stretch of Capricornis sumatraensis isolate serow.1 chromosome 10, serow.2, whole genome shotgun sequence DNA encodes these proteins:
- the DUSP13A gene encoding dual specificity protein phosphatase 13A, whose amino-acid sequence MAEASLPQLRGDAEATPCPSVLELEELLRAGKVSSSHVDEVWPNLYIGDAATANNRFELWKLGITHVLNAAHGGLYCQGNADFYGSSVSYLGVPAHDLPEFDISVYFSSAADFIHRALSTPGAKVLVHCVVGVSRSATLVLAYLMLRQQLSLRQAVITVRERRWVFPNRGFLHQLCRLDQQLRGAGRS is encoded by the exons ATGGCGGAAGCCTCGCTCCCACAGCTGAGGGGAGATGCGGAAGCCACGCCTTGCCCCAGCGTCCTGGAACTGGAGGAGCTCCTGAGGGCAGGGAAGGTTTCTTCCAGCCACGTGGATGAAGTTTGGCCCAACCTTTACATAGGAGATGC GGCCACAGCAAATAACCGCTTTGAGCTCTGGAAGCTGGGCATCACCCACGTGCTGAATGCCGCCCACGGGGGCCTCTACTGTCAGGGCAACGCTGACTTCTATGGCAGCAGTGTGAGCTACCTGGGGGTGCCAGCCCACGACCTTCCTGAGTTCGACATCAGTGTCTACTTCTCTTCTGCAGCTGACTTCATCCACCGTGCCCTGAGCACGCCTGGGG CCAAGGTCCTGGTACACTGCGTGGTCGGGGTGAGCCGCTCTGCCACGCTGGTCCTGGCCTACCTCATGCTGCGCCAGCAGCTCTCCCTGCGCCAGGCGGTGATCACCGTGAGGGAGCGCCGATGGGTCTTCCCCAACAGAGGTTTCCTTCACCAGCTCTGCCGGCTGGACCAGCAGCTGCGGGGTGCAGGCCGGAGCTGA
- the DUSP13B gene encoding dual specificity protein phosphatase 13B: MGLCRFALALLVLLEVVAQVDTQKMVRAQCGAHPRACSSIHFLLLPALPLSHGLQCSQKQHQVCRDGRLKAGSKKCPSEKTTAWAKYPHRMDSLQKQDLRRPKIHGSVRVSPYQPPTLASLQRLLWVRRAAMLNHVNEVWPNLFLGDAYVARDKNKLTQLGITHVVNVAAGKFQVDTGAKFYRGMPLEYYGIEADDNPFFDLSVYFLPVARYIRSALSVPQGRVLVHCAMGVSRSATVVLAFLMICENMTLVEAIQTVQARRDICPNSGFLRQLQVLDNRLGRETGRL, encoded by the exons ATGGGGCTCTGCCGTTTTGCCCTGGCCCTGCTGGTGCTGCTGGAGGTTGTGGCCCAGGTGGATACCCAGAAGATGGTAAGAGCCCAGTGCGGGGCCCACCCTCGAGCCTGCAGCTCCATCCACTTCCTCCTGCTGCCTGCACTCCCTCTCAGCCATGGCCTCCAGTGCTCACAG aaacagcATCAAGTGTGCAGAGACGGGCGTCTGAAAGCTGGGAGCAAAAAGTGCCCGTCAGAGAAGACCACAGCCTGGGCCAAATACCCCCACAG GATGGACTCGCTGCAGAAGCAGGACCTCCGGAGGCCCAAGATCCATGGGTCAGTCCGGGTGTCCCCCTACCAGCCACCCACGCTGGCCTCGCTGCAGCGCTTACTGTGGGTCCGTCGGGCTGCCATGTTGAACCACGTCAATGAAGTCTGGCCCAACCTCTTCCTGGGAGATGC GTACGTGGCCCGGGACAAGAACAAGTTGACCCAGCTGGGCATCACCCATGTTGTGAATGTCGCCGCAGGCAAGTTTCAGGTGGACACAGGTGCCAAGTTCTACCGCGGAATGCCCTTGGAGTACTATGGCATCGAGGCTGATGACAACCCCTTCTTTGACCTCAGTGTCTACTTTCTGCCTGTTGCTCGATACATCCGAAGTGCCCTCAGTGTTCCCCAAG GCCGCGTACTGGTACACTGTGCCATGGGGGTGAGCCGCTCTGCCACAGTTGTCCTGGCCTTCCTCATGATCTGCGAGAACATGACGCTGGTGGAGGCCATCCAGACAGTGCAGGCCCGCCGCGATATCTGCCCCAACTCGGGCTTCCTCCGGCAGCTCCAGGTCCTGGACAACCGACTGGGGCGGGAGACGGGGCGGCTCTGA